A genome region from Hevea brasiliensis isolate MT/VB/25A 57/8 chromosome 7, ASM3005281v1, whole genome shotgun sequence includes the following:
- the LOC131181533 gene encoding protein DETOXIFICATION 32-like, with the protein MKEASKLGYFLAATIFLNSIQPVLHGVAVGAGWQLLVAFINTGCYYIIGLPIGAVLGYKINLGVKGIWSGMLAGCVLQIIILTFVFLRTNWNKEVSLQFFLE; encoded by the exons ATGAAGGAGGCATCAAAGCTTGGTTACTTTTTGGCAGCAACAATCTTCCTCAATAGCATCCAACCTGTGCTCCATG GGGTGGCAGTGGGTGCCGGGTGGCAGTTGTTAGTTGCCTTCATCAATACTGGATGTTACTACATCATAGGACTTCCTATTGGCGCTGTTCTTGGCTACAAAATAAATCTAGGTGTTAAGGGCATATGGTCAGGAATGTTGGCTGGTTGTGTTCTTCAAATAATCATTCTGACTTTCGTCTTTCTGCGTACTAACTGGAACAAAGAAGTAAGTCTACAATTCTTTCTTGAATAA
- the LOC110641002 gene encoding uncharacterized protein LOC110641002, with translation MEVPLIQIDDDDDQQQYLNDQNGVLVEINEEDVEDEEELELDSESDEECDDVYDRCEATVAGEVCWVIHSQGEHCEDEPNDQLDQSTQGQPQVPSRSIGRSTPDPEGSTASTQHRATPPPPQPITPSSEPAIGSTSGHEGHSVGAAPISSMDGLSLTTFGRKKRIKLINGTLHPSEECAKKMKNIFKERMDPEGHCWKTITPETKEFYWDEFQKYFDWQEVTPLVKEAWRRKVAERYKALMCNVRKGKSKVIVPNSTMQKWKEAWSSPEFKAKSHQFTANRCSEIGGVGAFISRHTVVSVSHATHADRMEAQLGRRPFPYELFHKTHTRKGTSDMVDSRDAFLALKEQSSQPQEGCNDPPIVDEVALYYQVVGGGGRRRTGFMALDLKHQFFTLAHHMDHLLLHPIVLDRGNGGRDSTIASIATLKDSLVAMEERDRQRELMLEERYRQREQTLEERMQQMMQNMMAQMMQGTQFTAPTPHATHQDDGREADSGDE, from the exons atggaagtCCCTTTGATTCAAATTGACGATGATGATGATCAACAACAATATTTGAATGATCAAAACGGTGTACTAGTTGAAATTAATGAAGAggatgttgaagatgaagaagagctTGAATTGGACTCAGAAAGTGATGAGGAATGCGATGATGTATATGATA GATGCGAGGCAACGGTCGCAGGGGAGGTTTGTTGGGTCATTCACAGTCAAGGCGAGCACTGCGAGGATGAGCCCAATGATCAACTAGACCAATCTACACAGGGTCAGCCTCAGGTTCCTTCACGATCCATTGGGAGGTCGACACCAGATCCAGAGGGGTCTACTGCTTCAACACAGCATCGAGCTACACCTCCACCGCCACAACCTATTACCCCATCTTCTGAGCCTGCAATTGGATCAACCTCTGGTCATGAAGGTCATTCAGTTGGGGCAGCACCAATATCATCGATGGATGGCCTATCACTCACTacatttggaagaaagaaaagaataaagctcattaatggcac GTTACATCCATCTGAGGAATGTGCTAAGAAGATGAAGAATATCTTCAAGGAGAGGATGGACCCAGAGGGGCACTGTTGGAAAACTATCACGCCTGAAACAAAAGAGTTTTACTGGGATGAATTtcaa AAATACTTTGATTGGCAAGAGGTGACTCCACTAGTAAAGGAAGCTTGGAGGCGTAAGGTCGCAGAGCGCTATAAGGCCCTAATGTGCAATGTCAGGAAAGGAAAATCCAAGGTCATCGTGCCTAATAGTACAATGCAAAAATGGAAGGAGGCATGGAGTAGCCCAGAGTTTAAAGCCAAGAGCCATCAGTTCACTGCTAACCGTTGTAGTGAGATAGGGGGAGTTGGGGCATTCATCTCTAGACACACAGTGGTTTCAGTTTCACATGCTACTCACGCAGATAGAATG GAAGCCCAGCTTGGCCGAAGACCTTTTCCTTATGAACTTTTCCATAAGACCCACACTAGGAAAGGCACCTCCGATATGGTTGATTCACGA GATGCATTTTTGGCGCTTAAGGAGCAGTCGTCTCAACCACAAGAGGGGTGCAATGACCCTCCTATTGTAGATGAGGTCGCACTATATTATCAAgttgtgggggggggggggagaagaaGAACAGGGTTTATGGCATTGGATCTCAAGCATCAATTTTTTACCCTAGCTCATCACATGGATCATCTTCTACTGCATCCTATTGTGCTCGATCGAGGCAATGGAGGAAGAGATTCAACAATTGCATCGATTGCAACGCTCAAGGATAGTTTGGttgcaatggaggagagagatCGACAACGCGAGTTGATGCTAGAGGAGAGATATAGACAACGTGAGCAGACACTGGAGGAGCGCATGCAACAAATGATGCAAAACATGATGGCACAAATGATGCAGGGTACGCAGTTTACAGCCCCAACTCCACATGCGACTCATCAAGATGATGGTAGAGAGGCTGATAGTGGTGATGAGTGA